In the Candidozyma auris chromosome 5, complete sequence genome, GAGTTAAAATCCGCAGATCAGCAATCATGATATATATCAGAGAGCTTGCAGGCGAATTGCAACGTTCATTAAGAATTACATGCATAGGACAGGCGCGCCTAGTGACCATTGGCTATACTGTAGAAGGTGTCCTTCCCAATGTCGGTGATTTTCTTAACCAAGATTCTATGACTCGGTAGTTTTGGGTCGTCGCAAAGAGAGCGGAGCTTGAGCACAAACTCATAACACTCGTAGCACTCATCTGCAGAGACGCTGAGGTATTCTTGTAGATAGTTTTTGGGCAAGACAATGGTATCGAGATCgccaaacttcttcttggcctcctccACTGTAAGGATTAACATGGCTCCGTACAAAGTGTATATGTCGAAGACTATGAGAACGGGTAAGGCACTTAAGAGTTCAATCTTCGATGTAGTTATCTTGAGGATGTCTCGGAGCTTTTCGTAAAACCCGTTGCCTTCGGTTTTTTCCGGTatgttttcaaaagctcctctGTTAGCTCATACGGAAGATCCACAGACACTTCGAAGTTAAGGTTCTTCAAAAT is a window encoding:
- the BUR2 gene encoding Bur2p; the protein is MLILTVEEAKKKFGDLDTIVLPKNYLQEYLSVSADECYECYEFVLKLRSLCDDPKLPSHRILVKKITDIGKDTFYSIANGH